A single genomic interval of Desulfitibacter sp. BRH_c19 harbors:
- a CDS encoding 2-hydroxyglutaryl-CoA dehydratase, with translation MRKILHIGLDVGSTTVKIAIIDERDNLVFTHYQRHFSDVQHTVSNLLQKLYTQLRTREVTMNVTGSGGISASEQLGVPFIQEVIACSQAVERFIPTTDVAIELGGEDAKITYFGDSPELRMNGTCAGGTGSFIDQMSILLKTDASGLNELAKKHTVIYPIASRCGVFAKTDIQPLLNEGAAKEDIAASIFQAVVNQTIAGLACGKPIKGNVAFLGGPLSFLSELRQRFIETLHLRPENIIAPEDAQYFVAIGAALASKKGEACTFKAIYEKIPSLHSLGSSTKLLQPLFTSQEEYEDFHFRHSESSVKKRPLKEVTGPCFLGIDAGSTTTKLALIDRNGYLVYSYYGSNEGSPLNSTITALKDLYKKLPSKAFIGSSVVTGYGEALLKAALQIDHGEIETIAHHKGAEYFLPGVDFILDIGGQDMKCMQIKDGVIHNIMLNEACSSGCGSFIETLAESIGIPLNEFVQRGMFSNTPVDLGTRCTVFMNSKIKQVQKEGADIGSIAAGIAYSVVKNALYKVVRLRSSEEVGEKVVVQGGTFNNEAVLRSFEIVTGRNMIRPDIAGVMGAFGAALIARERYQIDTKTGLLTIDELEDFNTRTSTRYCGLCGNNCLLTVNRFSDGREFFSGNRCERGAGLESTTSKLPNLFEYKYKRVFNYQPLSKEEARRGEIGIPRILNMYEHYPFWFTLFTELGFRVILSARSSKKVFELGMETVSSESLCYPAKLANGHIKELLNRGVKVIFYPCLPKDEKGMEGVNNNYNCPIVTSYPEAINANIDELKREDVTFLYPFLPIDNMVRMKVRIYEEFSRFGVSKQEVDKAVDKAYLERKAFQKDIKDEGEEILNYLQKNQRKGIVLAGRPYHLDPEINHGISEMITGLGLAVLTEDSIDHLGKVERPLRVLDQWVYHSRLYAAASFVATRSDLELVQLNSFGCGLDAVTTDQVQEILQQYRKTYTLIKIDEINNLGAVRIRIRSLLAAMKEREKKNIQPQKLYDIPQRVVFTEKMRQEYTILAPQMAPIHFELIKEAIRMEGYQLEILPDVEMGVVEEGLRHVHNDACYPSIIVVGQIMAALKSGRYDLSRTAVIMSQTGGGCRASNYIGFIRKALQEAGMEYIPVVSLNTGGLEKNPGFKITKRMVKRCIMAMVYGDLLMRLTNAVRPYEKNIGATNKLLEKWLKELKSSLTRMSMKEYHQNICSIVREFETMEILDIQKPKVGVVGEILVKFHPFANNYIVDILEKEGAEAVVPDLLDFFLYSAYQGIYSRKKLSGTFKTELISRYLIWTLEKYRRVMKRELKRSKRFHPPKSIFELADMTQEIMHLGHQSGEGWFLTAEMLELIESGASNIACLQPFACLPNHITGKGMVRELKRRYPQANIVPVDYDPGSSQVNQVNRIKLMLSVAFKNMEVPEESLRTMHPLEEISFFDEIKAK, from the coding sequence ATGAGAAAAATCCTGCATATCGGCTTGGATGTTGGTTCCACAACAGTAAAGATAGCAATTATTGATGAAAGGGATAACCTTGTTTTTACTCATTACCAGAGGCATTTTTCTGATGTCCAGCATACGGTTAGCAATCTTTTGCAAAAATTGTATACTCAGTTACGGACCAGGGAGGTAACCATGAATGTGACTGGCTCCGGAGGAATTTCTGCTTCAGAACAGTTGGGAGTACCTTTTATCCAGGAAGTTATTGCTTGCAGTCAGGCGGTGGAACGGTTTATTCCTACCACAGATGTCGCTATTGAACTGGGCGGGGAAGATGCAAAGATTACTTACTTCGGAGACTCTCCTGAGCTCAGAATGAATGGGACTTGCGCTGGCGGAACCGGTTCTTTTATAGATCAAATGTCTATTCTGCTGAAGACGGATGCTTCCGGATTAAACGAATTAGCAAAAAAACATACAGTAATATATCCCATTGCTTCCCGTTGTGGGGTTTTTGCGAAAACAGATATTCAGCCTTTACTGAACGAAGGTGCAGCTAAAGAAGATATTGCAGCGTCTATCTTTCAAGCAGTGGTGAATCAGACTATTGCAGGTTTAGCCTGTGGAAAGCCTATTAAAGGAAATGTAGCCTTCCTCGGGGGACCGCTAAGCTTCTTGTCAGAATTGCGTCAGCGTTTCATCGAAACCTTACATCTAAGACCCGAAAACATCATTGCTCCGGAAGATGCCCAGTATTTTGTAGCTATTGGAGCGGCCCTAGCTTCCAAAAAAGGAGAGGCCTGTACATTCAAAGCTATCTACGAAAAAATTCCGAGCTTGCATAGTTTGGGGTCGTCGACGAAGCTTCTTCAGCCGCTATTTACCTCCCAAGAAGAATATGAGGATTTTCACTTCAGACACAGTGAGAGTTCTGTCAAGAAGCGGCCATTAAAGGAAGTGACCGGTCCTTGTTTCCTGGGGATTGATGCTGGCTCGACGACTACCAAACTCGCCCTTATTGATAGGAATGGATATCTAGTTTATTCCTACTATGGGAGTAACGAAGGAAGTCCATTAAATTCAACCATTACAGCTCTGAAGGATTTATATAAAAAATTGCCTTCCAAAGCTTTTATCGGTTCGTCAGTAGTCACAGGGTATGGTGAAGCTTTGCTTAAGGCTGCCCTACAAATTGATCATGGGGAAATTGAGACGATAGCTCATCATAAGGGTGCAGAGTATTTTCTCCCGGGAGTGGATTTTATCCTGGACATCGGGGGACAGGATATGAAATGCATGCAAATTAAAGACGGAGTGATTCATAACATCATGCTGAATGAAGCCTGTTCCTCAGGCTGCGGTTCTTTCATTGAAACGCTGGCGGAATCCATTGGAATCCCCCTCAATGAATTTGTACAGAGGGGTATGTTTTCTAACACACCAGTCGACTTAGGAACCCGCTGTACAGTATTTATGAATTCCAAGATTAAGCAGGTCCAGAAGGAAGGCGCGGATATTGGCAGTATAGCCGCAGGAATAGCTTATTCGGTGGTAAAAAACGCTCTTTACAAGGTTGTCCGTTTACGTAGTTCTGAGGAGGTAGGTGAAAAAGTCGTTGTTCAGGGAGGTACATTTAATAACGAAGCTGTTTTAAGAAGCTTTGAGATTGTAACCGGAAGAAATATGATTCGTCCGGACATTGCAGGAGTTATGGGTGCTTTTGGGGCAGCTCTCATCGCTAGGGAGAGATACCAGATAGACACAAAAACTGGGTTACTCACAATCGATGAACTGGAAGATTTCAATACAAGGACCAGTACGAGGTATTGCGGATTATGCGGCAATAATTGTCTCCTGACAGTAAACAGATTTTCAGATGGGCGGGAATTTTTCTCTGGAAACCGTTGTGAACGAGGAGCCGGTCTTGAAAGTACTACCAGTAAGCTTCCCAACCTTTTTGAGTACAAATATAAAAGAGTTTTTAACTATCAGCCTTTAAGTAAGGAAGAAGCTAGACGCGGGGAGATTGGGATACCTCGGATACTGAATATGTATGAGCATTATCCTTTCTGGTTTACCTTATTTACAGAACTGGGCTTTAGGGTGATATTATCTGCCCGATCTTCTAAAAAGGTATTTGAATTGGGTATGGAGACTGTATCGTCGGAATCCTTGTGCTATCCTGCTAAACTGGCCAATGGTCATATCAAAGAACTTCTTAATCGGGGAGTGAAAGTGATATTTTATCCTTGTCTTCCCAAGGATGAAAAAGGGATGGAGGGAGTCAATAATAATTATAATTGCCCTATCGTAACCTCCTATCCCGAAGCTATTAATGCCAATATTGACGAGTTGAAAAGAGAAGATGTAACTTTTCTTTATCCTTTTCTTCCTATAGATAATATGGTAAGAATGAAGGTCAGGATATACGAAGAATTCAGCAGGTTTGGGGTATCCAAACAAGAAGTTGATAAAGCAGTAGATAAGGCATATCTCGAAAGAAAGGCTTTTCAGAAGGATATTAAGGATGAAGGGGAAGAAATCCTAAACTATTTGCAGAAAAATCAAAGGAAAGGGATTGTTCTAGCAGGTCGTCCATATCATCTTGATCCAGAGATTAACCATGGAATTTCGGAGATGATTACTGGTCTGGGATTGGCTGTTCTTACCGAGGATTCCATAGATCATCTGGGAAAAGTAGAAAGACCTTTAAGGGTATTGGACCAATGGGTCTATCATTCTAGACTCTATGCTGCTGCCAGTTTTGTAGCCACAAGGAGTGATTTGGAACTGGTACAGCTTAACTCTTTTGGCTGTGGTCTAGATGCTGTTACTACAGATCAAGTTCAGGAAATCCTGCAACAATATAGAAAAACGTATACTTTGATTAAAATAGATGAGATTAATAATTTAGGGGCAGTAAGAATTCGTATTCGTTCACTTCTGGCAGCAATGAAGGAAAGGGAAAAGAAGAACATTCAGCCTCAAAAACTTTACGATATTCCTCAACGGGTTGTGTTCACGGAAAAAATGCGGCAAGAATATACTATCCTTGCCCCTCAGATGGCTCCTATTCACTTCGAATTAATAAAGGAAGCCATACGGATGGAAGGCTATCAGCTCGAGATTTTGCCGGATGTAGAAATGGGAGTTGTGGAAGAAGGGCTGCGGCATGTCCATAATGATGCTTGCTATCCTTCGATTATTGTTGTGGGTCAGATTATGGCGGCTCTTAAATCAGGACGGTATGATCTTAGCCGGACGGCTGTTATAATGTCTCAAACCGGAGGAGGATGCCGGGCTAGCAACTATATCGGTTTCATTCGCAAGGCGCTGCAGGAGGCGGGAATGGAATATATCCCAGTTGTATCTTTGAATACCGGTGGTTTGGAAAAGAACCCTGGATTCAAAATAACTAAAAGAATGGTCAAAAGGTGCATTATGGCTATGGTTTATGGGGATCTGCTTATGCGGTTGACGAATGCTGTGAGACCTTACGAAAAAAACATTGGAGCAACAAATAAATTGTTAGAAAAATGGCTTAAGGAATTGAAATCGAGTTTAACCAGGATGAGTATGAAGGAGTATCATCAGAATATTTGCAGCATCGTGAGAGAGTTTGAAACCATGGAAATTCTTGATATTCAGAAGCCTAAAGTAGGAGTTGTTGGGGAAATCCTCGTCAAGTTTCACCCTTTTGCCAATAATTATATCGTGGATATCCTGGAAAAAGAGGGTGCTGAGGCGGTCGTACCTGACTTGCTGGATTTTTTCCTGTACTCTGCATATCAGGGCATTTACAGTCGTAAAAAACTTTCAGGAACTTTCAAAACAGAGCTTATTTCGCGATATTTAATTTGGACGCTGGAAAAGTATCGCAGGGTGATGAAAAGAGAATTGAAAAGAAGTAAGCGTTTCCATCCCCCCAAAAGTATTTTTGAACTCGCCGATATGACTCAAGAGATTATGCATCTGGGACATCAATCTGGGGAAGGCTGGTTCCTGACGGCAGAGATGCTGGAGCTGATTGAAAGTGGTGCAAGTAATATTGCTTGTCTACAACCTTTTGCCTGTTTACCCAACCATATTACAGGGAAGGGTATGGTAAGAGAACTCAAAAGGCGGTATCCTCAAGCTAATATTGTGCCGGTAGATTACGATCCTGGATCCAGCCAGGTCAATCAGGTGAATAGAATAAAGCTTATGTTATCTGTTGCCTTCAAGAATATGGAAGTTCCAGAGGAGAGTTTGAGAACAATGCACCCACTTGAAGAGATTAGTTTTTTCGATGAGATTAAAGCAAAGTAA
- a CDS encoding macrolide ABC transporter ATP-binding protein codes for MIKLENITKTYATGKLSVEVLKGISIEINDGEMVAIMGPSGSGKSTLMNILGCLDVPTGGTYLLNDQEIQKKNNRQLAIIRNRELGFIFQKYNLIPQLTAADNVEMPLIYRGMSTKERVKRTKDALERVGLSHRIKHKPTEMSGGEQQRVAIARALASEPHVLLADEPTGNLDTKTSEEIMTIFQELNDHGMTLVLVTHDFDIGDHCKRLIRIQDGMIIGDSQVKNRISAKDSLADMNQDKAVVS; via the coding sequence ATGATTAAATTAGAGAATATAACTAAAACATATGCTACTGGTAAATTGTCGGTTGAAGTTTTAAAGGGGATTAGCATAGAAATAAATGATGGGGAAATGGTTGCCATAATGGGGCCATCTGGATCGGGAAAGTCAACCTTAATGAACATTCTAGGTTGTTTAGATGTCCCAACAGGTGGTACTTATCTTCTTAACGATCAAGAGATACAGAAAAAGAACAATAGGCAGCTGGCGATCATTAGAAATAGAGAATTGGGATTTATTTTTCAAAAGTATAACTTAATTCCACAGCTAACGGCTGCTGATAATGTGGAAATGCCACTGATCTACAGAGGAATGTCCACAAAAGAACGAGTAAAAAGGACTAAGGACGCTTTAGAGAGGGTTGGCCTTTCCCATAGAATAAAGCATAAACCAACAGAAATGTCAGGGGGAGAACAGCAAAGAGTTGCCATTGCAAGAGCATTAGCATCAGAACCTCATGTATTGTTAGCTGATGAACCGACGGGCAACTTGGATACGAAAACAAGTGAAGAAATCATGACTATTTTTCAAGAGCTAAATGATCATGGTATGACACTAGTTTTGGTCACCCATGATTTTGATATAGGTGATCACTGTAAAAGATTAATTCGAATTCAGGATGGAATGATTATTGGTGATAGTCAGGTTAAGAACAGAATAAGTGCCAAGGATTCCTTAGCAGACATGAACCAGGATAAGGCGGTGGTTTCATGA